The segment CATACGTCGCATACGAGGGCGTCGTGTACGACGTCACCGATAGCCCCATGTGGGATGGCGGCGGACACGAGGCGCTTCACTCTGCCGGAGCGGACCTGACAGAAGAGCACGCTGACGCTCCGCACGACGTCTACGTGACGGATTTCCCGGAGGTTGGTCGGCTCGTCTAGTTCGTTCACCAGGTGATCACGCGAAGCGCCGCTGCCCAGTTCGGGCGGCGGCGCTCGTGGTATCTCACCGTGCTAGGAGCGCTTGAAGATGGCGACCGTCTCCACGTGGTAGGTCTGCGGGAACAGGT is part of the Coriobacteriia bacterium genome and harbors:
- a CDS encoding cytochrome B5, coding for MQEFTLEDLAGYDGRDGRLAYVAYEGVVYDVTDSPMWDGGGHEALHSAGADLTEEHADAPHDVYVTDFPEVGRLV